A window of Chitinophaga sp. MM2321 contains these coding sequences:
- a CDS encoding PQQ-binding-like beta-propeller repeat protein codes for MMIFFQYLKFFPVVGALFILTSCNNHQPEDYSGWKRAHGNEEGNKYSSLTQIDTSNVNELEVAWEFHTRDADTSAHSQIQCNPVVVNGIMYTTSPMLKVFAIDAATGKEKWVFSPNDTTVGEKWFHFMMNNNRGVAYWSDGKKERRIFYTAGPYLYALDADSGKPDRSFGVNGKVDLHEGLEMENVQDLFVTNTSAPSVYKDLVLCGSRVSEAMDAAPGDIRAYDVRTGKKVWQFHTIPHPGEPGYETWENPEAYKMTGGANNWMGMTIDQKRGIAYIPLGSAATDFYGGKRRGSNLYADCILALDAATGKYIWHFQYIHHDTWDWDPSSAPVLLTVNHDGKKIDAVAQTTKTGFVFLFDRENGTPLFPVIETPVDTVTELTGERLWPTQPIPQKPAPFVRQQFTVNDINPYLSKEEYDDVKKKLLSYRSNKLFTPQSKQGTVILPGFDGGAEWGGPAVDPETGILYVNANEMAWILRMLDVDKKKVHTENFAQAGARLYKQNCMSCHGPEREGSGNYPAITAANKKYNAGSFVAFINVGRGMMPAFKHLSQQDKDAIASFVLNLKKEQGKKYISQLTAADSFRMVPYQHSGYDKFLTASGNPAIAPPWGSMTAIDLNTGEHVWKTTLGVDSVLQASGAKVTGTENYGGPVVTKGGLLFIAATKDGKFRAFNKRTGKLLWEAPLSAAGFATPATYEVNGKQYVVIACGGGKLKTKSGDSYVAFALPGK; via the coding sequence ATGATGATCTTTTTTCAGTACTTAAAATTTTTTCCGGTCGTAGGTGCATTATTCATCCTGACCTCCTGCAACAATCACCAGCCGGAAGATTATAGTGGCTGGAAAAGGGCACATGGTAATGAGGAAGGGAATAAATATTCTTCCTTAACACAAATAGATACTTCCAATGTGAATGAGCTGGAGGTGGCCTGGGAATTTCATACCCGGGATGCCGATACCTCCGCTCATTCACAAATTCAATGCAATCCGGTTGTTGTAAATGGTATCATGTATACCACATCTCCCATGCTGAAAGTATTCGCCATTGATGCGGCTACCGGTAAGGAGAAATGGGTGTTCTCGCCCAATGATACCACTGTTGGGGAAAAGTGGTTTCACTTTATGATGAACAACAACCGGGGCGTTGCTTACTGGAGTGATGGCAAAAAAGAACGACGTATTTTTTATACTGCCGGTCCTTACCTGTATGCGCTTGATGCGGATTCAGGTAAACCGGATCGCAGTTTTGGTGTAAACGGGAAAGTGGATTTACACGAAGGATTGGAAATGGAAAACGTACAGGACCTGTTTGTCACCAATACTTCTGCGCCATCTGTTTATAAAGATCTGGTGCTGTGCGGATCAAGGGTATCCGAGGCAATGGATGCTGCACCTGGCGATATACGGGCATATGATGTGAGAACAGGTAAAAAGGTATGGCAATTTCATACGATTCCACACCCCGGAGAACCGGGTTATGAAACATGGGAAAATCCGGAAGCCTATAAAATGACCGGGGGCGCTAATAACTGGATGGGAATGACGATTGACCAGAAAAGAGGCATCGCTTATATTCCATTAGGATCAGCTGCTACAGATTTTTATGGCGGAAAAAGACGGGGCTCAAATTTATATGCGGACTGCATCCTGGCACTTGATGCTGCTACCGGCAAATACATCTGGCACTTTCAATATATCCACCATGATACCTGGGACTGGGACCCTTCTTCAGCGCCGGTTTTATTAACCGTAAATCATGACGGTAAAAAGATAGATGCCGTAGCACAAACCACTAAAACAGGGTTTGTGTTCCTGTTTGACCGTGAAAACGGAACGCCCCTTTTTCCGGTAATAGAAACACCTGTTGATACCGTAACAGAACTGACCGGTGAAAGGTTATGGCCTACACAACCCATTCCGCAGAAACCAGCTCCTTTCGTGCGTCAACAGTTTACTGTAAATGATATTAATCCTTACTTATCAAAAGAAGAATATGATGATGTAAAGAAAAAACTACTTTCTTACCGAAGTAATAAATTGTTTACCCCACAATCAAAACAGGGAACGGTTATCCTGCCGGGGTTTGATGGCGGTGCAGAATGGGGCGGACCCGCAGTAGATCCGGAAACGGGGATCTTGTACGTAAATGCGAATGAAATGGCATGGATACTCCGGATGCTTGATGTTGATAAGAAAAAGGTACACACCGAAAATTTCGCACAGGCAGGAGCAAGGCTCTATAAACAAAATTGTATGAGTTGTCATGGTCCCGAACGGGAAGGCAGCGGCAACTACCCGGCTATAACAGCGGCAAATAAAAAATACAATGCTGGCAGTTTTGTAGCTTTCATCAATGTAGGAAGAGGGATGATGCCGGCTTTTAAACACCTCAGCCAGCAAGATAAAGATGCCATCGCATCGTTTGTTTTAAATCTTAAAAAAGAACAGGGCAAAAAATATATTTCACAACTAACTGCAGCAGATTCTTTCCGGATGGTACCGTATCAGCATTCCGGCTATGATAAATTCCTGACCGCATCCGGTAATCCGGCTATCGCTCCGCCCTGGGGCTCGATGACGGCCATTGACCTGAACACGGGAGAGCATGTATGGAAAACAACACTCGGTGTTGATTCTGTTTTACAGGCAAGCGGTGCAAAGGTTACAGGAACTGAAAATTATGGCGGGCCCGTAGTAACAAAAGGTGGCTTGTTATTCATTGCGGCTACTAAAGACGGGAAGTTCCGCGCATTTAATAAAAGAACGGGCAAACTATTGTGGGAAGCGCCTTTATCTGCTGCCGGATTTGCCACGCCAGCTACCTACGAAGTGAACGGGAAACAATATGTGGTGATTGCCTGTGGTGGTGGAAAATTGAAGACAAAATCCGGTGATAGCTATGTTGCTTTTGCATTACCGGGAAAGTAA
- a CDS encoding polysaccharide deacetylase family protein, translating into MRMTTAYRLIFSLLLLTIMNEGYAQQVNKWPGGKKAAIVLSYDDGLTSQLDIGIPQLNKYKLTGTFFLTGSVTEDQMLRWRSISKQGFELANHTLYHPCSERMYKNSPQYYAENYDVNTTLREIGMMNKILFGIDGKRTRTFAFPCSESLAGGVDYTDSLKRSGLIKYVRWGGDEKAVITDLKGLNFFRVPSWGVTNSPDGNALIAFVKAAQQKGGLGVFMFHGVGGDYIEVSAQAHEQLLQYLASHGNDVWVATFQEVMDYIAAQRKGKKEMK; encoded by the coding sequence ATGAGAATGACAACGGCATACAGGTTAATCTTCAGTTTATTATTGTTGACGATAATGAATGAAGGCTATGCACAGCAAGTGAATAAATGGCCGGGCGGTAAAAAAGCGGCTATTGTTTTATCGTATGATGATGGGTTGACCTCACAGCTGGATATAGGCATTCCTCAACTGAACAAGTATAAATTAACCGGCACCTTTTTTCTCACCGGTAGTGTAACGGAAGACCAGATGCTGCGCTGGCGCAGCATTAGTAAACAAGGTTTTGAACTGGCCAATCATACGCTGTACCATCCCTGCTCAGAGCGGATGTATAAAAATTCACCGCAATATTATGCAGAGAATTATGATGTGAATACAACATTGCGGGAAATTGGTATGATGAATAAAATACTGTTTGGTATTGATGGAAAAAGAACCCGCACATTTGCTTTCCCCTGTAGTGAGTCATTAGCCGGTGGAGTGGATTATACAGATAGCTTAAAGCGTTCAGGGCTTATTAAATATGTTCGTTGGGGTGGAGATGAAAAAGCGGTTATCACCGATTTGAAGGGGCTGAATTTTTTCCGGGTGCCCAGTTGGGGCGTTACGAATAGTCCGGACGGCAATGCATTGATTGCTTTTGTTAAAGCTGCGCAGCAGAAAGGGGGCCTGGGCGTTTTTATGTTTCATGGAGTAGGCGGCGATTATATAGAAGTGTCGGCACAGGCGCATGAACAGCTATTGCAGTACCTGGCAAGCCACGGTAATGATGTGTGGGTGGCAACATTCCAGGAAGTGATGGACTATATTGCCGCTCAGCGGAAAGGTAAAAAGGAGATGAAATAG
- a CDS encoding response regulator, whose protein sequence is MAYILLADDDIEDQEILVEAILNLDATVAIQSVQNGQEVLKYLEGCADHELPALVVLDYKMPILSAADVLERMNDRPRYGSIPKIVWSTSRQPEHIKLCMERGATHYFTKPVNLTELTALATQILEIRGNSINTVDAQPQGI, encoded by the coding sequence ATGGCATATATTCTCCTGGCAGACGATGATATTGAAGACCAGGAAATTTTAGTGGAAGCTATTTTAAATCTCGATGCTACTGTGGCGATACAAAGTGTACAGAACGGGCAGGAAGTCCTGAAATACCTGGAAGGTTGTGCTGATCATGAGTTGCCTGCGCTTGTAGTTCTTGATTATAAAATGCCGATCCTGAGTGCAGCCGATGTTTTAGAGAGAATGAATGATCGTCCCCGTTATGGCTCCATTCCTAAAATAGTATGGAGTACCTCCCGGCAACCGGAACATATAAAGCTATGCATGGAAAGAGGCGCCACCCACTATTTCACGAAGCCGGTTAACCTTACAGAGCTTACGGCCCTGGCAACGCAGATCCTGGAAATACGGGGTAATAGTATTAATACAGTGGATGCTCAACCACAGGGTATATAA
- a CDS encoding PAS domain S-box protein yields the protein MYKEPQNDSPGKQGSAVTPIVDLLQGSEEQYQQLFFGFPVAMYSTNQQGYITSYNKAAAMLWGREPVIGVDLWCGSWKISRPDGSHLPLDSCPMAIALKEGRPLSGEEIIVERPDGERRNVRVHPRPIFDQSGKITGAVNMLIDFTEIKQSEQALQENERKLRQLADQLEQKVATRTLEVEQKNEALIRSEERFHKMIAEVEDYAILLLDKNGIIQNWNKGAEKIKGYKEEEIVGKSFRIFYLPADQQNKLPEKLIEEARTLGRASHEGWRLRKDGTAFWGSIVITALHDDQGNIIGFSKVTRDLTERKAAEDKMKQYAGELELQNKELQQFAYAAAHDMKEPLRKIQFYTTAIMGNEMVQLPGKEKNYLDRTSMAAMRMQELIEDLLTYTKMSTTAEMFEQVDLNKTLEEVCFSYQDVIDQTNTVIAAVPLPVITGIPFQIRQLFDNLIGNALKYHSPQRVLHIIINYERVLNPAEEAGSITAGQEMHKISIQDNGIGFEAEFSEIIFEMFERLHGRENYPGTGIGLSLCKKIMQNHKGFIEAAAIPGEGACFTFYIPCG from the coding sequence ATGTATAAAGAGCCTCAAAATGATTCCCCGGGGAAGCAGGGATCGGCAGTAACTCCTATCGTAGATTTATTACAGGGAAGTGAAGAGCAGTATCAGCAACTATTCTTCGGGTTTCCGGTTGCCATGTATTCAACAAATCAGCAAGGTTATATAACGTCCTACAACAAAGCGGCAGCAATGCTTTGGGGGCGTGAGCCGGTTATAGGGGTGGACTTATGGTGCGGCTCCTGGAAGATTTCCCGGCCGGATGGGTCGCATCTTCCATTGGATAGCTGCCCGATGGCCATTGCTTTGAAAGAGGGGCGTCCTTTATCAGGAGAAGAGATCATAGTGGAGCGCCCGGATGGGGAAAGACGGAATGTGCGTGTCCATCCCAGACCCATTTTTGATCAGTCCGGTAAAATTACCGGGGCAGTGAATATGTTGATTGATTTTACGGAGATAAAACAATCAGAGCAGGCGTTACAGGAAAATGAGCGAAAACTTCGCCAGTTGGCGGACCAGCTGGAGCAAAAAGTAGCAACAAGAACACTGGAAGTAGAGCAAAAAAATGAAGCACTGATAAGGAGTGAGGAGCGGTTTCATAAAATGATCGCGGAAGTGGAAGATTATGCTATCCTGCTGTTGGATAAAAATGGTATTATACAGAACTGGAACAAAGGTGCAGAAAAAATAAAAGGGTATAAAGAAGAAGAAATTGTAGGAAAGAGTTTCAGGATATTCTATCTGCCGGCAGATCAGCAAAATAAATTGCCGGAAAAATTGATTGAAGAAGCGCGGACACTTGGGCGGGCCAGCCATGAAGGTTGGCGGCTTAGAAAAGACGGTACCGCATTCTGGGGAAGCATTGTTATCACCGCTTTACATGATGATCAGGGCAACATCATCGGGTTTTCAAAAGTAACCCGCGACCTTACCGAGAGAAAAGCAGCGGAAGATAAAATGAAACAGTACGCGGGTGAACTGGAATTGCAGAACAAAGAACTCCAGCAGTTTGCTTATGCTGCTGCGCATGATATGAAGGAGCCTTTGAGAAAGATCCAGTTTTATACTACCGCTATTATGGGTAACGAGATGGTGCAATTGCCCGGTAAAGAAAAAAACTATTTAGACCGGACCAGCATGGCAGCCATGCGCATGCAGGAATTGATTGAAGATCTGCTGACTTACACCAAAATGTCTACAACCGCTGAAATGTTTGAGCAGGTTGATTTGAATAAAACTTTGGAAGAAGTCTGCTTTTCTTACCAGGACGTTATTGACCAAACAAATACTGTTATAGCAGCAGTCCCGCTACCGGTTATCACCGGGATACCTTTTCAAATCCGGCAGTTGTTTGACAACCTGATAGGTAATGCACTTAAATATCATTCTCCGCAACGGGTGTTGCATATTATAATTAATTATGAAAGGGTACTGAACCCTGCTGAAGAAGCAGGAAGCATAACTGCTGGTCAGGAAATGCACAAAATATCTATTCAGGACAACGGGATTGGATTTGAGGCTGAATTTTCGGAAATAATCTTTGAAATGTTTGAGCGGCTGCATGGGAGAGAGAATTATCCGGGAACGGGCATCGGCTTATCCCTGTGTAAAAAGATCATGCAGAATCATAAAGGTTTCATAGAGGCGGCGGCCATTCCTGGTGAGGGAGCCTGCTTTACCTTTTATATACCCTGTGGTTGA
- a CDS encoding nucleoside hydrolase yields the protein MDTYFFSMERRTIVAIVICCLTIMIGQPVWAQVKNYYGEKSTAPVIPPKEQRIRVIIASDAATEVDDVWAISLALLYPERFEIEGFVGGNFDYGMLGEFGPESIEKSTALIRTILSKAGMAGKYPVYAGSQPMQYHSTSNKSPGVDFIIKRAMAGTPENPLWIIGLGSATDIAAAYLQEPAIKDRIVVFWHGRTQWPFKAYNYNIFGDMHAARILFHTPLPFVLFDTGGQLSASMEDSKAHVKPYGELGEYLYNYRLKNEQWKSANRGFFDMGDIAVLIDPEIGKWEAATCPTIEPDLTYNFYRSNGKLLRCYDADREKTFELLYKKLKEKYEKN from the coding sequence ATGGACACTTATTTTTTCAGCATGGAACGGAGAACAATTGTCGCCATCGTTATTTGCTGCCTGACGATCATGATAGGACAGCCTGTATGGGCACAAGTAAAAAATTATTATGGAGAGAAATCAACGGCGCCTGTTATTCCTCCCAAAGAGCAACGTATCCGGGTGATCATAGCCAGCGATGCCGCTACGGAAGTGGATGATGTATGGGCCATCTCCCTGGCGCTTCTTTATCCGGAACGGTTTGAGATAGAAGGATTTGTTGGTGGAAATTTTGATTATGGCATGTTGGGCGAATTTGGTCCAGAAAGTATAGAAAAATCAACGGCGCTTATCCGTACTATCCTCAGCAAAGCAGGGATGGCAGGGAAATATCCCGTGTATGCCGGCTCACAGCCGATGCAGTATCACAGTACCTCAAACAAATCGCCGGGAGTGGACTTTATTATAAAAAGAGCCATGGCCGGAACACCGGAAAATCCTTTATGGATCATAGGACTGGGGTCTGCAACAGACATCGCTGCCGCTTACCTGCAGGAACCTGCTATTAAAGACAGAATCGTGGTATTCTGGCATGGGCGCACCCAGTGGCCGTTTAAAGCCTATAACTATAACATTTTTGGCGATATGCATGCGGCCCGCATTTTATTTCATACCCCTTTACCATTTGTATTATTTGATACAGGTGGCCAGTTATCTGCTTCTATGGAAGATTCCAAAGCGCATGTAAAACCTTATGGAGAGCTGGGGGAATACCTGTACAACTACCGTCTTAAAAATGAACAATGGAAAAGCGCCAATAGGGGCTTTTTTGATATGGGAGATATTGCCGTGCTGATTGATCCGGAAATCGGAAAATGGGAAGCAGCCACCTGCCCGACTATAGAACCAGATCTTACCTACAACTTTTACAGGAGTAACGGAAAACTATTAAGATGCTACGATGCAGACCGGGAAAAAACGTTTGAATTACTCTATAAGAAGTTGAAAGAAAAGTATGAGAAGAATTAG
- a CDS encoding sugar-binding domain-containing protein, producing the protein MRRISLALLLIVLSVPVFAQQEYGRELFNFAWKFHHGELPDAFKPAFNDKDWRLLDVPHDFSIEGSFNKDLPSCNSYLPGGIGWYRKSFTAPLKEKGKKVFIHFDGVYKNSEVWINGHYLGKRPSGYIAFEYDLTPWIIFGKENVIAVKADHTDLTDSGWYTGSGIYRNVYLLYKHPVHIKQWGTFVRTPSVSHAQALVNTSIALQNETEKTRSVVVETSLLDAAGNNIARTTANGSISGKGETTFELSLTVPKPQLWSVDTPYLYTLRTTIRSGGKVIDQQDIKTGIRELRFDSEKGFFLNGKNMKLKGVCMVHDAGVLGSAVPRAVWESRLHTLKELGCNAIRACHNPHSAEFLDVCDEQGFLVIAEAFDEWDHPKTKWIDGWNQTKKVKNGYAQYFPQWGETDLRDEVLRDRNHPSVIMWSIGNEIDFPNDPYTHPSLDSFANPQTFARYTPGNPDAARLKDLAQKLTTVVKSVDTTRPVTSGLASAYMSTQVGYAGALDVVGYNYQESLYPANHKKYPGQILYGSETGHRFEYWKAVTDNDFVIGQFLWTGFEYMGESFKWPQRLNPFGIIDLGGFFKPEAYFRQSLWSEKPMAYIGAWDTTVTEPTIYYLWDHHNALPHWNWTAGKTIKIRGFTNCEEMELFLNGKSLGKKKMADFADHVITWLVPYEKGTLKARAGSGGKVLAEYELNTAGAATQLRAERDKPYLKADRQDVTSISVYVDDQHNVPVYLAENNITIHTAGPVKLLGIENSNPTDTSDYKGNHHHAFRGKLKVYIQALDKPGKAVVTISSPGLKDAVVDLMIKQK; encoded by the coding sequence ATGAGAAGAATTAGCCTGGCTTTGTTGCTGATAGTATTATCAGTGCCTGTTTTTGCACAACAGGAATATGGTCGTGAATTATTTAATTTCGCCTGGAAGTTCCATCATGGTGAGCTTCCGGACGCCTTTAAACCCGCTTTTAATGATAAGGATTGGCGGCTGCTGGATGTGCCGCATGACTTTAGTATCGAAGGTTCTTTTAATAAAGACCTGCCGAGTTGCAACAGCTATCTGCCGGGTGGAATAGGATGGTACCGCAAGTCGTTTACTGCACCGTTAAAGGAAAAAGGAAAGAAAGTATTTATTCATTTTGATGGGGTCTATAAAAACAGTGAGGTCTGGATTAACGGACATTACCTGGGTAAACGTCCCAGCGGCTATATAGCTTTTGAATACGACCTTACACCCTGGATCATTTTCGGCAAAGAAAATGTGATCGCCGTAAAGGCTGATCACACGGACCTTACAGACTCTGGATGGTATACAGGTTCCGGCATTTACCGGAATGTTTACCTGTTGTATAAGCATCCTGTTCATATAAAACAGTGGGGCACTTTTGTCCGCACACCAAGCGTATCGCATGCACAGGCGCTGGTAAATACCTCCATTGCCTTGCAAAACGAAACAGAAAAGACTCGTTCCGTTGTTGTTGAAACCAGTTTGCTCGATGCTGCCGGCAATAACATTGCCAGGACAACGGCCAACGGAAGCATCTCCGGTAAAGGAGAGACAACATTTGAACTAAGTCTCACTGTTCCCAAGCCTCAGTTATGGTCTGTAGATACGCCGTATCTGTATACGCTGCGGACAACCATCAGATCAGGTGGAAAGGTCATTGATCAGCAGGATATAAAAACAGGTATCAGGGAGCTCCGGTTTGACAGTGAAAAAGGTTTTTTTCTGAATGGGAAAAACATGAAGCTGAAAGGCGTTTGTATGGTACATGATGCGGGTGTACTGGGTTCAGCTGTGCCCCGCGCCGTTTGGGAATCAAGACTGCATACCCTGAAAGAATTAGGATGTAATGCCATCCGTGCCTGTCATAACCCGCACTCAGCGGAATTCCTGGACGTTTGTGATGAACAAGGTTTCCTGGTAATAGCAGAAGCTTTTGATGAATGGGATCATCCTAAAACCAAATGGATTGACGGATGGAATCAGACCAAAAAAGTAAAGAACGGATATGCGCAGTATTTCCCGCAGTGGGGAGAAACGGATCTCCGCGATGAAGTATTGCGCGACAGAAATCATCCATCTGTTATCATGTGGAGCATTGGCAATGAAATAGATTTCCCGAATGACCCTTATACGCATCCCAGTCTTGATAGCTTTGCCAATCCGCAAACTTTTGCGCGGTATACACCTGGTAATCCCGATGCAGCCAGGCTGAAGGACCTCGCTCAAAAGCTCACAACCGTTGTTAAATCTGTTGATACTACACGCCCGGTTACCTCTGGTCTTGCTTCTGCTTATATGTCTACACAAGTAGGTTATGCAGGTGCTTTAGATGTAGTGGGGTATAATTACCAGGAAAGCCTATATCCTGCAAATCATAAAAAGTATCCGGGACAGATCCTCTATGGCAGTGAAACCGGCCACCGGTTTGAATACTGGAAAGCCGTAACGGATAACGATTTTGTAATAGGACAATTTTTATGGACCGGATTTGAATACATGGGGGAATCATTTAAATGGCCGCAACGGCTTAATCCTTTTGGAATAATTGACCTGGGAGGTTTTTTTAAACCGGAAGCGTATTTCCGCCAAAGTTTGTGGAGCGAAAAACCAATGGCATACATCGGCGCATGGGATACAACGGTAACGGAACCTACCATCTACTATTTATGGGATCATCATAATGCATTGCCTCATTGGAACTGGACAGCCGGTAAAACAATTAAAATACGCGGATTCACTAACTGCGAAGAAATGGAACTGTTCTTAAATGGCAAATCATTAGGAAAGAAAAAGATGGCCGACTTTGCAGATCATGTGATCACCTGGTTGGTGCCATATGAAAAAGGTACGTTGAAAGCAAGGGCAGGTTCAGGTGGAAAAGTTTTGGCGGAGTATGAATTGAACACGGCGGGAGCCGCCACGCAGCTCAGGGCGGAGCGTGACAAGCCTTATTTAAAAGCAGACAGACAAGATGTAACAAGTATATCGGTTTATGTAGATGATCAGCATAACGTACCCGTTTATCTCGCAGAAAATAACATTACTATTCATACAGCAGGACCGGTAAAATTATTGGGAATAGAAAATTCAAATCCTACAGATACATCAGATTATAAAGGAAACCATCATCATGCTTTCCGGGGAAAACTAAAGGTGTATATTCAGGCATTGGACAAGCCAGGCAAAGCCGTGGTTACCATCAGCTCCCCGGGATTAAAAGATGCGGTAGTGGATTTAATGATTAAACAGAAATGA
- a CDS encoding sugar phosphate isomerase/epimerase, which translates to MAIPRRTFIQQAGLLSAGLFINPSDFLLKAPEAGLQLWTLREELKKDVKGVMAKVAAAGYADVETFGGGNQFFGLAPKIFKQLLNDHQLISSSGHYYFPVNYQVAKEFDDVILSFMEAANIMQQTYIVIPSLPEALYNTADGCKMAAEKLNRAGELCRSANLQLAYHNHDFEFKQFGTQTGYDILLKETDASLVKMELDLYFAIKAGKDPLALFAKAPGRFALWHIKDMDKSDPALNTEVGSGSINFKKIFAHAQEAGVRRYFIEQENFSMNPFRSIKKSCDFFKKTFR; encoded by the coding sequence ATGGCAATACCAAGGAGAACTTTCATTCAACAGGCAGGACTGCTTTCAGCAGGTCTGTTTATCAATCCATCCGATTTCCTGCTCAAAGCGCCGGAAGCGGGATTGCAGCTATGGACATTGCGGGAAGAATTGAAGAAAGATGTGAAAGGAGTCATGGCAAAAGTGGCAGCAGCAGGATATGCAGATGTGGAGACTTTTGGCGGCGGCAACCAGTTTTTCGGACTGGCCCCGAAAATATTTAAGCAATTGCTGAACGATCATCAGCTCATCTCTTCCAGTGGGCATTACTATTTCCCGGTGAATTACCAGGTGGCTAAAGAATTTGATGATGTTATCCTATCCTTTATGGAGGCGGCCAACATCATGCAACAAACATATATAGTAATTCCCAGTTTACCGGAAGCATTGTACAACACAGCTGATGGCTGTAAAATGGCGGCTGAAAAGCTGAACAGGGCCGGTGAATTATGCAGGAGCGCCAACTTACAGCTGGCCTATCATAACCATGATTTTGAGTTTAAGCAATTTGGTACACAAACCGGTTATGATATCTTGTTGAAAGAAACGGATGCTTCTTTGGTAAAAATGGAGCTGGACCTGTATTTTGCCATCAAGGCAGGTAAAGATCCGCTGGCGCTTTTCGCAAAAGCACCTGGCCGGTTTGCGTTGTGGCATATCAAGGATATGGATAAATCAGATCCGGCATTAAATACAGAAGTAGGAAGCGGGAGTATCAATTTCAAAAAGATCTTTGCACATGCACAAGAAGCAGGGGTGCGCCGCTATTTTATCGAACAGGAAAATTTTTCTATGAACCCGTTCCGCAGTATAAAAAAGAGTTGTGATTTTTTTAAGAAGACATTCAGGTAG